From a region of the Anser cygnoides isolate HZ-2024a breed goose chromosome 34, Taihu_goose_T2T_genome, whole genome shotgun sequence genome:
- the LOC125181700 gene encoding beta-1,3-galactosyltransferase 1-like, with translation MNWERCELHLDELGALGAAPGDPSPPPPPPPGPPPAPPRPPAATMRFPLLPRALLLPALLSLALLGVRVQQRFAGEPFTDGPDGPGVPDGPAVPGGPGVLGGPGVSGGPRGPGGPDVPGAIRAAAFQWQASSSSSSVNGTAKPPPTRHPLQPPYPYPYRFLLNEPHKCRERAPFLVLLVATEPADTAGRSAIRQTWGNESSVPGVSVLRLFLTGVHPVFGGPLRRVLEEESALHRDILQQDFLDTYHNLTLKTLMGMEWVSRHCPDAAYVVKADRDVFLNLPYLVRRLLQPQLPPKRDFMTGYIYRDTGPLRSKAYKWYVPRQVYPNDTYPPYCGGPAYVLSGDLAVKVYAVAQTLPLLNMEDSFVGICLHALGLSVTSSPWGAFNMHRLPYDKCRFSKLVMVHHYQPEEVLTLWPHFQGANVTCPR, from the exons ATGAACTGGGAGCGCTGCGAGCTTCACCTGGATGAATTAGGAGCGCTGGGAGCTGCGCCTGGG gacccttccccaccgccgccgccgccaccgggacccccgcccgcccctccccggcccccggcAGCCACGATGAGGTTCCCGCTGCTGCCGCGCGCGCTCCTGCTGCCCGCCCTGCTCTCGCTGGCGCTGCTGGGGGTGCGGGTGCAGCAGCGCTTCGCCGGGGAGCCCTTCACCGATGGACCCGATGGACCCGGTGTACCCGATGGACCCGCTGTACCTGGTGGACCCGGTGTACTTGGTGGACCCGGTGTGTCTGGTGGACCCCGTGGACCCGGCGGACCCGACGTGCCCGGCGCCATCCGCGCCGCGGCGTTCCAATGGCAAGCGTCGTCGTCGTCGTCATCGGTCAACGGCACGGCCAAGCCGCCCCCCACCCGGcacccgctgcagcccccctaCCCCTACCCGTACCGCTTCCTCCTCAACGAGCCCCACAAGTGCCGGGAGCGGGCGCccttcctggtgctgctggtggcgaCGGAGCCGGCAGACACGGCGGGCAGGAGCGCCATCCGGCAGACGTGGGGGAACGAGAGCTCGGTGCCCGGCGTCTCCGTCCTGCGGCTCTTCCTCACCGGCGTGCACCCGGTGTTCGGGGGGCCGCTGCGgcgggtgctggaggaggagagcgCGCTGCACCGCGACATCCTCCAGCAGGACTTCCTGGACACCTACCACAACCTGACGCTGAAGACGCTGATGGGCATGGAGTGGGTCAGCAGGCACTGCCCCGACGCCGCCTACGTGGTGAAGGCCGACCGCGACGTCTTCCTCAACCTGCCCTACCTGGTGCggcggctcctgcagccccagctgccccccaaGCGCGACTTCATGACGGGCTACATCTACCGCGACACGGGGCCGCTGCGCAGCAAGGCCTACAAGTGGTACGTGCCCCGCCAGGTCTACCCCAACGACACCTACCCGCCCTACTGCGGCGGGCCGGCCTACGTCCTCTCCGGGGACCTGGCGGTCAAGGTGTACGCGGTGGCGCAGACCCTGCCGCTCTTGAACATGGAGGACTCCTTCGTGGGCATCTGCCTGCACGCGCTGGGCCTCAGCGTcaccagcagcccctggggcgCCTTCAACATGCACCGCCTGCCCTACGACAAGTGCAGGTTCTCCAAGCTGGTCATGGTCCACCACTACCAGCCCGAGGAGGTGCTCACGCTCTGGCCCCACTTCCAGGGGGCCAACGTGACGTGTCCCCGCTAG
- the QTRT1 gene encoding LOW QUALITY PROTEIN: queuine tRNA-ribosyltransferase catalytic subunit 1 (The sequence of the model RefSeq protein was modified relative to this genomic sequence to represent the inferred CDS: inserted 1 base in 1 codon) produces the protein MAAPTEGPDQAQAQAPAPVPAPIPAPTPAPLLRVVAECGRSRARAGELLLPHGAVPCPVFMPVGTRGTAKGITAAQLAALGCRICLGNTYHLGTRPGPELVQRAGGLHGFMGWARNLLTDSGGFQMVSLAALSEVTEAGVRFRSPYGGAELLLSPERSVHIQNALGADIIMQLDDVVSSTTTGPRVEEAMHRSVRWLDRCIAANRRPAQQSLFAIIQGGXDPALRRRCLEEMTRRDVPGFAIGGLSGGEEKEQFWRMVKLSTDLLPRDKPRYLMGVGYATDLVVCVALGCDMFDCVFPTRTARFGSALVPWGSLQLKSKQFAKDFRPIDERCGCPTCRRHSRAYLHALLRSDPAALHHLTVHNIAYQLDLMRAVRESIVARRFPDFVRDFVRARYGGPERCPPWALHALAAVGIALD, from the exons atggcggcgcccACGGAGGGCCCGGaccaggcccaggcccaggccccggccccggtcccggccccgaTCCCAGCCCcgaccccggccccgctgctgcgGGTGGTGGCCGAGTGCGGCCGGAGCCGGGCTCGGGCGggcgagctgctgctgccgcaCGGCGCCGTGCCCTGCCCGGTGTTCATGCCCGTGGGCACCCGCGGCACGGCCAAGGGCATCACGGCGGCGCAGCTGGCGGCGCTCGGCTGCCGCATCTGCCTGGGCAACACCTACCACCTCGGGACGCGGCCC GGCCCCGAGCTGGTGCAGCGGGCCGGCGGCCTGCACGGCTTCATGGGCTGGGCCCGCAACCTGCTGAcg gacagcGGCGGCTTCCAGATGGTCTCGCTGGCGGCGCTCTCGGAGGTGACCGAGGCCGGCGTCCGCTTCCGCTCGCCCTACGGCGGCGCCGAGCTCCTGCTGAGCCCCGAGCGCTCCGTCCACATCCAGAACGCGCTGG GCGCCGATATCATCATGCAGCTGGACGACGTGGTCAGCAGCACCACCACGGGGCCGCGCGTCGAGGAGGCCATGCACAG GTCCGTCCGCTGGCTGGATCGCTGCATCGCCGCCAACCGGCGCCCGGCGCAGCAGAGCCTCTTCGCCATCATCCAGGGGG TGGACCCGGCCCTGCGCAGGCGGTGCCTGGAAG aGATGACGCGCCGCGACGTCCCCGGCTTCGCCATCGGCGGCCTGAGCGGCGGCGAGGAGAAGGAGCAGTTCTGGCGCATGGTGAAGCTCAGCACCGACCTCCTGCCCCGCGACAAACCCCGCTACCTGATGGGCGTGGG CTACGCCACCGACCTGGTGGTCTGCGTCGCCCTGGGCTGCGACATGTTCGACTGCGTCTTCCCCACGCGGACGGCG CGTTTCGGCTCGGCCCTGGTGCCCTGGGGCTCGCTGCAGCTGAAGAGCAAGCAGTTCGCCAAGGATTTCCGCCCCATCGACGAGCGGTGCGGCTGCCCGACGTGCCGCCG GCACAGCCGCGCGTACCTCCACGCGCTGCTCCGCAGCGACCCGGCCGCCCTGCACCACCTCACCGTGCACAACATCGCCTACCAG CTCGACCTGATGCGGGCCGTGCGGGAGAGCATCGTGGCGCGGCGCTTCCCCGACTTCGTGCGGGATTTCGTGCGCGCCCGCTACGGGGGCCCCGAGCGCTGCCCCCCCTGGGCCCTGCACGCGCTGGCGGCCGTCGGCATCGCCCTGGACTGA